The Paenibacillus macerans genome includes a window with the following:
- the hydF gene encoding [FeFe] hydrogenase H-cluster maturation GTPase HydF, with amino-acid sequence MSLNATPRGERTHITVLGRTNAGKSSLVNALTGQDISVVSPVRGTTTDPVYKAMELLPLGPVVLIDTAGLDDEGLLGGLRRQKTRELMERTDLALLVIDAAEALLTGADAFYPGLLAELKEKNIPVVGVLNKIDTIDEVDTARARVKARLGLDCLPFSAAAGTGVAELTKAITGALPHDDDRFRIVGDLLSPGDVVVLVVPIDKAAPKGRLILPQQQTIRDILESDASAVVTKEHELRATLERLKGNPRMVITDSQVFLKVAADTPKEVPLTSFSILFARHKGDLGELVKGARAIENLRDGDHVLIAEACTHHRQSDDIGSVKIPRWLRQMTGKQLHIEQFSGHSYPPDLTRYALIVHCGACMLNRRDMLHRLDEAKAAGVPIVNYGVLIAYIHGVFPRAIELFPSVMMAWEESAVL; translated from the coding sequence ATGAGCTTAAACGCTACGCCGCGCGGAGAGCGGACGCATATTACGGTGTTGGGACGGACGAATGCCGGGAAATCCAGCTTGGTTAACGCCTTGACCGGGCAGGATATTTCCGTGGTGTCCCCGGTTCGGGGAACGACGACCGATCCGGTGTATAAAGCGATGGAACTGCTCCCGCTGGGACCGGTCGTATTGATCGATACCGCCGGGCTTGATGACGAGGGTCTGCTCGGCGGACTGCGCCGGCAGAAAACGCGGGAACTGATGGAGCGCACCGATCTCGCTTTGCTGGTGATCGACGCGGCGGAGGCCTTGCTTACGGGAGCCGATGCCTTTTATCCGGGCCTGCTCGCCGAGTTAAAGGAGAAAAACATCCCCGTGGTCGGGGTGCTCAATAAAATCGACACCATCGATGAGGTCGATACGGCGCGGGCTCGGGTGAAGGCGCGGCTAGGATTGGATTGCCTGCCGTTCAGCGCCGCGGCGGGGACGGGCGTGGCCGAGCTTACAAAAGCGATCACGGGCGCGCTCCCCCACGATGACGACCGTTTCCGGATCGTCGGCGATCTGCTCTCCCCCGGCGATGTCGTTGTGCTGGTCGTGCCGATCGACAAGGCCGCCCCCAAAGGCCGGCTGATTTTGCCGCAGCAGCAGACGATCCGCGATATTTTGGAGAGCGACGCCAGCGCCGTCGTCACCAAGGAACATGAGCTGCGGGCAACGTTGGAGCGATTGAAGGGGAACCCGCGGATGGTCATTACCGACTCGCAGGTTTTTCTCAAAGTGGCCGCCGATACTCCGAAAGAAGTGCCGCTGACCTCGTTTTCCATTTTGTTCGCTCGCCACAAAGGCGATCTGGGCGAGCTGGTCAAAGGCGCCCGGGCCATCGAAAACCTGCGCGACGGCGATCACGTGCTGATCGCGGAAGCCTGCACCCACCATCGGCAGTCCGACGACATCGGCTCCGTCAAAATCCCGCGCTGGCTGCGCCAGATGACGGGGAAACAGCTGCATATCGAGCAATTCTCCGGCCACAGTTACCCGCCGGACCTGACCCGCTATGCGCTGATCGTTCACTGCGGCGCCTGCATGCTGAACCGCCGCGATATGCTGCATCGCCTCGACGAGGCTAAAGCCGCCGGCGTGCCGATCGTCAACTACGGTGTACTGATCGCGTACATCCACGGCGTGTTCCCGCGCGCGATCGAGCTGTTCCCCTCCGTCATGATGGCTTGGGAGGAGTCGGCGGTTTTGTAG
- a CDS encoding RNA-binding S4 domain-containing protein, whose amino-acid sequence MRLDKFLKVSRLIKRRTVAKDVSEQGRVLINGRESKPSSTVKVGDEITVQFGQKLVTVRVERLAETTRKDEAATLYTLIKEEPIAKGNGLDWT is encoded by the coding sequence ATGCGTCTTGATAAATTCCTGAAGGTATCACGGTTAATTAAGCGGCGCACGGTTGCAAAAGATGTCTCCGAGCAAGGCAGAGTTCTCATCAACGGACGCGAATCCAAGCCGAGCAGTACGGTGAAGGTGGGCGACGAAATCACGGTACAGTTCGGCCAAAAGCTGGTGACCGTCCGCGTTGAGCGCCTGGCAGAAACGACCCGCAAGGATGAAGCTGCGACCTTGTATACCTTGATTAAGGAAGAGCCGATCGCGAAGGGTAACGGTCTGGATTGGACCTGA
- a CDS encoding HU family DNA-binding protein, whose translation MNKTDLINNISSKSGLTKKDVEAVLNGFLGEITDALAGGDKVQLIGFGTFETRKRSGRTGRNPQTGKTIEIPASNVPAFKAGNKLKEAVK comes from the coding sequence ATGAACAAAACAGATCTGATCAACAACATTTCCAGCAAAAGCGGTTTGACGAAAAAAGACGTTGAAGCCGTATTGAACGGTTTTCTCGGCGAAATCACGGATGCTCTTGCTGGCGGAGACAAAGTACAATTGATCGGCTTCGGCACGTTCGAAACCCGCAAACGTTCCGGCCGTACCGGCCGCAACCCGCAAACGGGCAAAACGATTGAAATTCCGGCATCCAATGTTCCGGCATTCAAAGCGGGCAACAAACTTAAAGAAGCTGTAAAATAA
- the mazG gene encoding nucleoside triphosphate pyrophosphohydrolase encodes MSARITVVGLGSGDPDKLTLGSLKSLQGAGERYVRTKDHPVVAWLEETGVSFVSFDDVYEAKEDFPSVYEEIAARLLKRAEYGPAGMEIVYAVPGHPMVAEATVKLLREHCPQSGIELEIVGGESFLDEAFVRLGFDPIEGFALLDATAVNGERIDPRRHTLIGQVYDQLTASEVKLGLMEVFPDDYPVVVGHALGVAGQEQIRRIPLYELDRIDGYGNLSLVYVPASEDEALRIRSFERLHEIVTILRSPGGCPWDREQTHQSIRKNLIEETYEVLETIDDDDPDHMREELGDLLLQIMLHSQMEEELGTFTVYDVIRELNEKLLYRHPHVFGNLSAEDAEAALNNWEAMKAEEKRRKGIKPEQQSALSGVPRDLPALMKAYKLQKKAAKAGFDWEQIDGVWDKLEEEIAELKQAVQDKLDPEAQELELGDVLFSVVNAARYIGADPEQALSRTIAKFTRRFHFVEERLRAQGKTPGDSSLSEMDVLWEEAKSKERE; translated from the coding sequence ATGAGCGCTCGCATTACGGTCGTCGGGCTCGGGTCGGGCGATCCCGACAAGCTGACCTTGGGAAGCCTGAAAAGCCTTCAGGGGGCGGGGGAGCGGTACGTGCGGACGAAAGACCATCCGGTCGTGGCCTGGCTGGAGGAGACGGGGGTCTCGTTCGTTTCGTTCGACGACGTGTACGAAGCGAAGGAGGATTTTCCTTCCGTCTATGAGGAAATTGCCGCACGGCTGCTTAAGCGGGCCGAATACGGCCCGGCAGGCATGGAAATCGTTTATGCCGTGCCCGGCCATCCGATGGTTGCCGAGGCGACGGTCAAGCTGCTGCGGGAGCACTGCCCGCAATCCGGAATCGAGCTGGAGATTGTTGGAGGCGAGAGTTTCCTGGATGAAGCGTTTGTCCGCCTCGGGTTCGACCCGATCGAGGGGTTTGCGCTGCTTGACGCAACCGCCGTTAATGGGGAACGGATCGACCCCCGCCGGCATACGCTGATCGGCCAGGTGTACGACCAGCTTACCGCGTCGGAGGTGAAGCTCGGGCTGATGGAGGTATTCCCCGACGATTATCCCGTCGTTGTCGGACATGCCCTCGGCGTCGCCGGGCAGGAGCAGATCCGGCGTATCCCGCTGTATGAGCTGGACCGCATCGATGGGTACGGCAATCTGTCGCTCGTCTACGTGCCGGCCAGTGAAGACGAGGCCTTGCGCATCCGCAGCTTCGAGCGCCTGCACGAAATCGTGACGATTCTGCGCAGCCCCGGCGGATGCCCGTGGGACCGCGAGCAAACGCATCAGTCGATCCGCAAAAATCTCATCGAAGAAACGTACGAGGTGCTCGAAACGATCGATGACGACGATCCCGACCATATGCGCGAGGAACTGGGCGATCTGCTGCTGCAAATCATGCTCCATTCCCAAATGGAAGAAGAGCTCGGCACCTTTACGGTATACGACGTCATCCGCGAACTGAACGAAAAGCTGCTCTACCGCCATCCTCACGTATTCGGCAATTTGAGCGCGGAGGACGCCGAAGCGGCGCTGAACAACTGGGAAGCGATGAAAGCCGAAGAAAAACGGCGCAAAGGCATCAAGCCCGAGCAGCAATCGGCCCTTAGCGGGGTGCCGCGCGATTTGCCGGCTTTGATGAAGGCTTACAAGCTGCAAAAAAAAGCAGCCAAAGCGGGCTTCGATTGGGAGCAAATCGACGGGGTATGGGACAAGCTGGAGGAAGAGATCGCCGAACTCAAGCAAGCGGTGCAGGACAAGCTTGATCCGGAAGCGCAGGAGCTTGAGCTGGGGGACGTGCTGTTCTCGGTCGTTAACGCGGCCCGCTATATCGGCGCCGATCCCGAGCAGGCCCTGTCGCGGACGATCGCCAAATTCACCCGGCGGTTTCATTTTGTGGAGGAACGGCTGAGAGCCCAGGGGAAAACGCCGGGCGATAGCTCCTTGTCGGAAATGGATGTACTATGGGAGGAAGCTAAGTCGAAAGAACGGGAATAA
- a CDS encoding polysaccharide biosynthesis protein, with amino-acid sequence MKEPGVTLASKLLKGAAILSLAAILTKLLGTLQKIPLQNIGGDGVFGIYNTVYPFYTLLITLTTSGFQAAVSKFVAERHAVGNVPEQREVLRLAAAMMMVFGAAGAILLYFGAPLLARLIGSSLIVPALQAAAPALLFYPVSAALRGYYQGLQNMLPTAVSQVTEQAVRVTVMIVLLLYLSRMSAGDPALGGGALAGSSAGAAASLLIMLLYWRFAKRGPLESSPEEPARQRNFPPSKGRRELFPALLKYAIPISLAALAVPLISLVDTFSLPRLLNVHGDEIRVMGQVGIYNRGIPLVQLVTMLATSLSVLFIPAMAELRMKSDTAAIRRQTQTALRWFWLIGLAASLGLALLAEPINVMLYEDAAGSATFAWIAWTAAPGALMVVTSALLQGLGAQRAPALHLLAAALLKAALNALLVPRLGITGAAIAGIAAYGAAAALNAALLLRRAGLRPRLRDALLRPAAALLAMAAAVTALRLAVAELLPPGRTAAAAESLLGVLLGAAVFAAAVLRARLLSAAELSALPRIGPKLLARLRKLRLLP; translated from the coding sequence ATGAAAGAACCTGGCGTTACCCTGGCTTCCAAGCTCCTGAAGGGAGCGGCGATCCTAAGTTTGGCGGCGATTTTGACCAAGCTGCTGGGCACTCTGCAGAAAATACCGCTGCAGAATATCGGAGGCGACGGGGTTTTTGGCATTTACAATACGGTGTATCCTTTTTATACGCTGCTCATTACGCTGACCACATCGGGTTTTCAAGCCGCCGTGTCTAAATTTGTGGCGGAGCGCCATGCCGTAGGCAACGTACCGGAACAACGCGAGGTTCTGCGGCTGGCGGCGGCCATGATGATGGTGTTCGGCGCGGCGGGCGCAATCCTGCTGTACTTTGGAGCTCCGCTGCTGGCGCGTTTGATCGGCAGCAGCCTGATCGTCCCGGCCTTGCAGGCGGCCGCGCCGGCGCTGCTGTTTTACCCGGTCAGCGCCGCGCTGCGGGGGTATTATCAAGGCCTGCAAAATATGCTGCCGACAGCCGTATCGCAGGTCACCGAACAAGCGGTGCGGGTCACCGTCATGATCGTGCTGCTGCTCTATTTGAGCCGGATGTCGGCGGGCGACCCCGCGCTGGGCGGCGGCGCGCTGGCCGGCTCATCCGCGGGAGCGGCCGCCAGCCTGCTGATCATGCTGCTGTATTGGCGGTTTGCGAAAAGGGGACCCTTGGAATCGTCGCCCGAAGAACCTGCACGGCAACGTAATTTTCCGCCGTCAAAGGGGAGACGGGAGCTTTTTCCGGCGCTCTTGAAATACGCGATTCCGATCAGCCTGGCCGCTTTGGCGGTCCCGTTGATCAGCCTGGTGGACACGTTCTCGCTGCCGCGCCTGCTGAATGTCCATGGGGACGAGATACGCGTTATGGGGCAGGTAGGGATATACAACCGGGGCATCCCGCTCGTTCAGCTCGTGACCATGCTGGCCACTTCTTTGTCGGTGCTGTTTATCCCGGCGATGGCCGAACTGCGGATGAAATCCGACACCGCCGCCATACGCAGGCAAACGCAAACCGCGCTCCGCTGGTTTTGGCTGATCGGGCTGGCGGCGTCCCTGGGGCTGGCGCTGCTCGCGGAGCCGATCAATGTGATGCTCTATGAGGACGCGGCCGGCAGCGCCACGTTTGCCTGGATCGCCTGGACGGCCGCACCCGGCGCGCTGATGGTCGTGACCAGCGCGCTGCTGCAGGGCCTCGGCGCCCAGCGCGCTCCGGCGCTGCACCTGCTCGCGGCGGCGCTGCTCAAGGCGGCGCTGAACGCGCTGCTGGTGCCGCGGCTCGGCATCACCGGCGCGGCCATCGCCGGCATCGCCGCCTATGGCGCGGCCGCCGCGCTGAACGCTGCGCTGCTGCTGCGCCGCGCGGGGCTGCGTCCGCGCCTGCGGGACGCGCTGCTGCGCCCGGCGGCGGCCCTCCTGGCGATGGCCGCCGCCGTGACGGCGCTGCGCCTCGCCGTCGCCGAGCTGCTGCCGCCCGGCCGTACGGCGGCCGCGGCGGAGAGCCTGCTCGGCGTGCTGCTCGGCGCAGCCGTGTTTGCCGCCGCGGTGCTGCGCGCGCGGCTGCTCAGCGCGGCAGAGCTTAGCGCCCTGCCGCGGATCGGCCCGAAGCTGCTGGCGCGGCTTCGGAAGCTGCGTCTGCTGCCGTAG
- the spoVT gene encoding stage V sporulation protein T, translating to MKATGIVRRIDDLGRVVIPKEIRRTLRIREGDPLEIFVDRDGEVILKKYSPIGELGDFAKEYAESLYESTGHVTLISDRDTLIAVAGASKKEYLDKPISTLLENSMDGRKILMETEAGEFEITKDHPENISSFVIAPIIAGGDPIGTVVLLTKDSSVKMSELESKMAETAAGFLAKQMEQ from the coding sequence ATGAAAGCTACTGGTATTGTACGCCGTATTGATGATTTGGGCCGCGTCGTCATCCCTAAGGAAATTCGCCGGACTTTGCGGATTCGTGAAGGAGATCCGCTGGAGATTTTTGTGGACCGCGATGGAGAAGTCATTTTGAAAAAATATTCGCCGATCGGCGAATTGGGCGATTTTGCCAAGGAGTATGCCGAGTCGTTGTACGAAAGCACGGGACATGTTACGCTGATCTCTGACCGGGATACGCTGATTGCGGTGGCGGGGGCGTCGAAAAAGGAATATTTGGACAAGCCGATCAGTACGCTGCTGGAAAACAGCATGGATGGGCGCAAAATCCTAATGGAAACGGAAGCGGGCGAATTCGAAATTACGAAGGACCATCCGGAGAACATTTCGTCTTTCGTCATTGCGCCGATTATTGCCGGAGGCGATCCGATCGGGACCGTCGTTTTGCTAACGAAAGACAGTTCCGTGAAGATGTCGGAGTTGGAGTCGAAAATGGCGGAAACGGCCGCAGGCTTTCTGGCCAAGCAAATGGAGCAGTAA
- a CDS encoding peptidylprolyl isomerase, translated as MFQSKRRSWQTLLIALVAVLAFTIMAGCGKKDVVATYEGGEITAKEFDLDQRILLAVSPQAAQLLQMDEFREYLLKQEIAYKYLAAKADDKTAEAGKKKAEQQLEMMKASYGGADAFKKMLDAQKVSEAEVKDYFNRLYIAMENEENKVTEEDMKKEFEAAKENFTTASVRHILIGFTDPNGKQRSEEETLKLAKDVKAKLDKGEDFATLAKKYSEDPGSKDNGGLYENANVSGWVEEFKQAALTQPINEIGDPVKTSYGYHIIRVESRNEKKYEDLTQDEKDQLKMSVASQKVDEFMAGDLEKKIIKKINLPKTETPKNNSGNAANNGAGAGSGAGTGTNAGAGTGTNAGTDGAGNAGASGNSGGGAANNSGAGTGSGNAGK; from the coding sequence ATGTTTCAAAGTAAAAGGCGTTCCTGGCAAACGCTGCTGATTGCCCTTGTGGCGGTGCTTGCCTTTACCATCATGGCGGGATGCGGGAAGAAGGATGTTGTCGCCACTTACGAGGGCGGGGAGATCACGGCGAAGGAATTTGATTTGGACCAGCGCATCTTGCTGGCGGTTTCGCCGCAGGCGGCACAACTGCTGCAGATGGACGAATTCCGCGAGTATCTGCTCAAACAGGAAATTGCGTACAAGTATTTGGCGGCGAAAGCCGATGACAAGACGGCGGAAGCCGGGAAGAAAAAGGCGGAGCAGCAGCTCGAAATGATGAAGGCCTCCTACGGCGGCGCCGATGCGTTCAAAAAAATGCTGGACGCCCAGAAAGTGTCCGAGGCGGAAGTCAAAGATTATTTCAACCGCCTTTACATCGCTATGGAAAACGAGGAGAACAAGGTTACGGAAGAAGATATGAAAAAGGAATTCGAAGCGGCGAAGGAAAACTTCACGACGGCTTCGGTCCGCCATATCCTGATCGGGTTTACTGATCCAAACGGCAAGCAACGCTCCGAAGAAGAAACGCTCAAATTAGCCAAAGACGTCAAGGCCAAATTGGACAAGGGCGAGGATTTCGCCACCCTGGCCAAAAAATACTCCGAGGATCCGGGTTCCAAGGACAACGGCGGATTGTATGAAAATGCCAACGTCAGCGGATGGGTTGAGGAGTTTAAGCAGGCTGCCTTGACCCAGCCGATCAACGAAATCGGCGATCCGGTCAAAACAAGCTACGGGTACCATATTATCCGCGTCGAATCGCGTAACGAGAAAAAATACGAGGATTTGACGCAGGATGAAAAAGACCAGCTAAAAATGTCCGTTGCATCCCAAAAAGTGGACGAGTTCATGGCTGGGGATCTCGAGAAGAAGATCATCAAGAAAATTAATCTTCCGAAAACGGAAACCCCGAAGAACAACAGCGGCAACGCGGCGAATAACGGCGCAGGCGCCGGAAGCGGGGCCGGTACCGGTACGAATGCAGGCGCAGGTACGGGCACAAACGCGGGAACCGATGGAGCCGGAAACGCCGGGGCGTCGGGGAACAGCGGCGGCGGGGCCGCCAACAATTCCGGCGCGGGAACCGGCAGCGGCAATGCCGGAAAATAA
- the mfd gene encoding transcription-repair coupling factor, which translates to MLQALIEAFSRDTDFASMVAGVNSGMKEQLLSGLSGSTRQVMLAALHQEVKRPLLVVTHNMFAAQKIYEDLQEALSPDEVLLYPANELVAAESAVSSPETLAQRIEVLLQCSRGFRGVVVVPYSGIRRFIPTPETMAEAGLTITLGGTIQHGDFLNKMIELGYERVERVESRGEMSLRGGIIDFYPLTSAMAYRVELFDDEVDSIRTFDPSDQRSVDQVKEVFVPPCKELIASPDRLEAAAQAASERLDRQLEKMADRQAKNKLQEEIAKEIELLREHVYFPEIYKYISLIYPERKTLYNYMPSDTLLILDEPARLLETAKQLERDESEWNLHLLQNGKSLPELPLAVETDHVLYHRPFQTLFLSLFLRQVPHSQPQNILNFVSRTMQDFHGQMNVLKAEMERWKKSGANVIMLASGEERMDRMRRVLQDYGIEEPTLLKGNLQSGFELPSVHLVVITEGEMFSQKQRKVRRVASKSMDNAERIKSYTELKVGDYVVHQNHGIGKYMGIGTLEVGGIHKDYMHIMYAGGDKLSVPIEQIDMIQKYVGSEDKEPKVYKLGGNEWQRVKNKVRSSVQDIADDLIKLYAERQAAPGYGFEKDSPEQQEFEGMFPYEETPDQLRAIEEIKKDMEKNRPMDRLLCGDVGYGKTEVAIRAAFKAAIEGKQVAVLVPTTILAQQHYETFRERFAGYPINIQTLSRFRSRKEQNETIKGLRQGTVDIVIGTHRILSQDLVFKDLGLLIVDEEQRFGVTHKEKLKKLKTNVDVLTLTATPIPRTLHMSMLGVRDLSVIETPPENRFPVQTYVVEYSQALVREAIEREMARGGQIYYLYNRVQGIHEMAAQISALVPDARVGVGHGQMSEQELEKTILDFLDGEYDVLVSTSIIETGVDIPNVNTLIVHDADKMGLSQLYQLRGRVGRSNRIAYAYFTYQKDKSLTEVAEKRLQSIKEFTELGSGFKIAMRDLAIRGAGNLLGAEQHGFIASVGFDLYSQMLAEEIQKRKVTMLGEAEPAETHWNTTIDLGIDAYLPSDYIYDSMQKIEIYKKTASATSFEDVAELEDELLDRFGELPEAVQNLLSVARVKLYGKKYGIESIALRGEEVTVKFYEGREQSIVPGRLAEIGNLFGRRVQFIQGSVMLIRINIKGMDDKALMGLLEQFLNALKDAFKAKGELQDVSK; encoded by the coding sequence TTGCTACAAGCGCTAATAGAAGCTTTTTCCCGGGATACCGACTTTGCTTCGATGGTCGCCGGCGTCAACTCCGGTATGAAGGAGCAATTGCTCTCGGGGTTATCCGGTTCGACGAGACAGGTGATGCTGGCCGCGCTGCACCAGGAGGTGAAGCGACCGCTCCTTGTCGTAACCCACAATATGTTCGCCGCCCAAAAAATTTATGAAGATTTACAGGAAGCGCTCTCACCGGACGAAGTGCTGCTTTATCCCGCCAACGAGCTGGTCGCCGCCGAATCGGCCGTATCCAGCCCGGAAACGCTGGCCCAGCGGATCGAGGTGCTGCTGCAATGCTCCCGCGGCTTTCGGGGCGTTGTGGTGGTGCCTTATTCCGGCATCCGCCGGTTTATTCCCACGCCGGAAACAATGGCAGAGGCCGGACTTACGATTACCCTCGGAGGGACGATTCAGCATGGCGACTTCCTGAACAAAATGATCGAGCTTGGCTACGAACGTGTAGAACGGGTTGAATCCCGTGGGGAAATGAGCCTGCGCGGAGGAATCATCGACTTTTACCCGCTGACCTCGGCGATGGCTTACCGGGTGGAATTGTTCGATGACGAAGTCGATTCCATCCGCACCTTCGATCCGTCCGACCAGCGTTCGGTGGACCAGGTCAAGGAAGTGTTCGTTCCCCCTTGCAAGGAATTGATCGCTTCCCCGGACCGGCTGGAGGCGGCGGCTCAAGCCGCGTCCGAACGCCTGGATCGGCAGCTTGAAAAAATGGCCGACCGCCAGGCGAAAAACAAGCTGCAGGAGGAAATCGCCAAGGAGATCGAGCTGCTGCGGGAGCATGTGTATTTTCCGGAAATCTATAAATATATTTCTTTGATCTACCCTGAAAGAAAAACGTTGTATAACTATATGCCGAGCGACACGCTGCTCATCCTGGACGAACCGGCGCGCCTGCTGGAGACGGCCAAGCAGCTGGAGCGCGATGAATCGGAGTGGAATCTGCATTTGCTGCAAAACGGCAAAAGCCTTCCGGAACTGCCGCTGGCGGTGGAGACCGACCATGTGCTGTACCACCGTCCGTTTCAAACGCTGTTTCTGTCCTTGTTCCTGCGCCAGGTTCCGCACTCCCAGCCGCAGAACATTCTCAACTTCGTTAGTCGGACGATGCAGGACTTCCATGGGCAAATGAACGTGTTGAAGGCGGAAATGGAACGCTGGAAAAAAAGCGGCGCCAATGTCATCATGCTGGCTAGCGGCGAGGAACGCATGGACCGGATGCGGCGGGTGCTGCAGGATTACGGGATCGAGGAGCCGACACTGCTGAAGGGCAATCTGCAGTCGGGCTTTGAGCTGCCTTCCGTGCATCTGGTTGTCATCACCGAAGGGGAGATGTTCTCCCAGAAGCAGCGCAAAGTGCGCCGCGTCGCCAGCAAAAGCATGGACAACGCCGAACGGATCAAAAGCTACACCGAGCTGAAGGTCGGCGATTACGTCGTTCACCAAAACCACGGGATCGGCAAATATATGGGGATCGGTACGCTCGAGGTCGGCGGGATCCACAAAGACTACATGCATATCATGTATGCCGGCGGCGACAAGCTGTCCGTTCCGATCGAACAGATCGACATGATTCAGAAATACGTCGGTTCCGAAGACAAAGAGCCAAAGGTCTACAAGCTCGGCGGCAATGAATGGCAGCGGGTGAAAAACAAGGTCCGCTCCTCCGTGCAGGATATCGCCGACGATCTGATCAAGCTGTATGCCGAGCGGCAGGCGGCGCCGGGGTATGGCTTCGAGAAGGACTCGCCGGAGCAGCAGGAGTTCGAAGGAATGTTTCCTTACGAGGAGACGCCGGACCAACTGCGGGCCATCGAAGAAATCAAAAAGGACATGGAAAAAAACCGGCCGATGGACCGCCTGCTCTGCGGCGACGTTGGCTACGGAAAAACGGAGGTGGCGATCCGGGCCGCTTTCAAAGCGGCGATCGAAGGCAAGCAGGTCGCGGTGCTGGTGCCGACCACGATTTTGGCGCAGCAGCATTACGAAACGTTCCGCGAACGGTTTGCCGGTTACCCGATCAATATTCAGACGCTGAGCCGGTTCCGCAGCCGCAAGGAGCAGAACGAGACGATCAAGGGGCTCCGCCAGGGCACGGTGGACATCGTGATCGGGACCCATCGGATATTGTCCCAGGATCTGGTGTTCAAAGATTTGGGCTTGCTGATCGTCGATGAAGAGCAGCGGTTTGGCGTAACGCATAAAGAGAAGCTGAAGAAGCTGAAAACGAATGTGGACGTGCTTACCCTGACGGCGACGCCGATCCCGAGAACGCTGCATATGTCGATGCTTGGCGTACGGGATTTGTCGGTCATCGAAACGCCGCCGGAAAACCGCTTCCCGGTGCAAACCTACGTGGTCGAATACAGCCAGGCGCTGGTGCGCGAAGCGATCGAACGCGAAATGGCCCGGGGCGGGCAAATCTACTACCTGTACAATCGCGTACAGGGAATTCATGAGATGGCGGCGCAAATCTCGGCGCTCGTCCCGGATGCCCGCGTAGGCGTTGGCCACGGGCAGATGTCCGAGCAGGAGCTGGAGAAGACGATTCTCGACTTCCTCGACGGGGAATACGACGTGCTGGTCAGCACCAGCATTATCGAGACCGGCGTCGACATTCCGAACGTCAACACGCTGATCGTGCACGATGCCGACAAAATGGGCTTGTCGCAGCTGTACCAGCTGCGGGGCCGGGTTGGCCGGTCCAACCGGATCGCCTATGCTTACTTCACCTATCAGAAGGACAAATCGTTGACCGAAGTGGCCGAAAAGCGCCTGCAGTCGATCAAGGAGTTTACCGAGCTCGGCTCCGGCTTCAAAATTGCCATGCGCGACCTGGCCATCCGCGGCGCGGGCAATTTGCTGGGGGCGGAGCAGCACGGCTTCATCGCCTCCGTCGGCTTTGACCTGTATTCGCAGATGCTGGCCGAAGAAATCCAGAAACGCAAAGTGACCATGCTCGGAGAAGCCGAACCTGCGGAAACGCATTGGAATACGACGATCGATCTCGGCATCGACGCTTATCTGCCCTCGGATTATATTTACGATAGCATGCAAAAAATTGAAATTTACAAGAAAACGGCTTCCGCAACCTCGTTTGAGGACGTGGCGGAGCTGGAGGACGAGCTGCTTGACCGTTTCGGGGAATTGCCGGAAGCGGTGCAGAACCTGCTGTCCGTAGCCAGGGTGAAGTTGTACGGCAAGAAGTACGGCATCGAATCGATCGCATTGCGTGGAGAAGAAGTTACCGTCAAGTTCTACGAAGGCCGGGAACAGTCGATCGTGCCCGGCAGGCTCGCGGAAATTGGAAATCTCTTCGGAAGACGTGTACAATTTATTCAAGGGTCCGTGATGCTGATCCGGATCAATATCAAAGGAATGGACGACAAAGCGTTGATGGGCTTGTTGGAGCAATTTCTGAATGCCCTGAAGGATGCGTTCAAAGCGAAAGGGGAACTACAAGATGTTTCAAAGTAA
- a CDS encoding anti-sigma-F factor Fin family protein translates to MAINYVCRHCRTVIGRIEAPQVTEAQLGFHSLTPEERRDIIAYDSNGEMTVRVICDYCREALEQNPELMLLVSPLQ, encoded by the coding sequence ATGGCTATAAATTACGTCTGCCGGCACTGCCGGACGGTGATTGGTAGAATAGAGGCCCCCCAGGTCACGGAAGCCCAACTAGGCTTTCATTCCTTGACCCCCGAGGAACGGCGAGATATAATAGCGTATGATTCGAACGGCGAAATGACGGTTCGGGTGATCTGCGATTACTGCAGGGAAGCGCTGGAGCAGAACCCGGAGCTGATGCTGCTCGTGAGTCCCTTGCAATGA